A segment of the Longimicrobiaceae bacterium genome:
CCTTCTCCATGCGCAGCACCTCGGCCCAGATGCGGGCCAGCGTCTCCTCCACCGCGCCGTGCGCCTCCACGAACTCCGCCGCGGCCTCGTCGCGGGCGGCGTCGGGCGCGGGAAGGGCGCGGCGGTCCACCTTGCCGTTGGCGGTGAGCGGCAGCGCGTCCATCACCGTGATCGACGCGGGCACCATGTACTCCGGCACGCGCTCCTTCAGGTGCGTGCGCAGCGCGGCGCCGGTCAGCGCCTCCTCGCCGCGGCCCACGACGTACGCGGCCAGGCGGCGCGCGCCGCCGTCCTCGCGCACGACCACGGCGGCGTCGCTCACGCCCGGGTGGGCGCGGAGCACCGTCTCCACCTCGCCCAGCTCGATGCGGTGCCCGCGGATCTTGACCTGCGTGTCCACGCGCCCCAGCACCTCCAGCGTGCCGTCCGCCAGCCAGCGCCCGCGGTCGCGGCTGCGGTACATGCGCGAGCCGGGGTCGCCGAACGGGTCGGGGATGAAGCTCTCGGCCGTGAGCGCGGGACGGTTGGAGTAGCCGCGGGCCAGGCCGCTGCCCGCCAGCCACATCTCGCCCGGCACGCCCACGGGCTGCGGGCGCAGGTCGGCGTCCAGGACGTAGCAGCGCGCGTTGCTCATCGGCCCGCCGATGGTGGAACGCTCGGCGCCGGGCTCCATCACCTGGCCGCTGGAGTAGACCGTATCCTCCGTCGGCCCGTAGAAGTTGCGCACCGTCCGCAGCTTGCCTTCGGCGTACAGGTCGCGCGCCAGGGCGGCGGGCAGCGGCTCGCCGGCCATGGTGATGGACTGCACGCGGCCGTCGAAGGCGCCCATCCGCAGCAGCTCGGCCGCGGCGGTGGGCACCGTGACGACCATCTTCACCTCTTCATCGGACGGGAGCGACGCCAGCTCCAGCGCGTTCTCCACCATCACCAGCCGCCCGCCCGCCGTGAGCGTGCCGAAGATCTCGCCCACCGAGACGTCGAAGGCGACGGAGGTCGATGCGAGCACGCTGCTCCAGTCGTCCGCCGGGATCTCGCGGTGCAGCCAGTGCATCAGGTCCACCACGCCGCGGTGCGTGACCTCCACGCCCTTGGGCAGGCCGGTGGAGCCGGAGGTGTAGATGACGACCATCAGGTTGTCCGGCCCGCCCAGCGGCTCCGGGTCCGTCTCCGCGGCCCCGTCCAGCGCGCCCGGCGCGTCGAGGACGACGACCTGCGCCGAGGTTTCGGGCAGCGATGCGCGCGCGGCCGTCTCGGTGAGGACGATCGGGACGCCCGAGTCGGAGAGGACGTGCGCCAGGCGCGCGGCGGGGTAGCGCGGGTCCAGCGGCACGTACACGGCGCCGGACTTGAGCGCGCCGATGACCGCCGCCAGCATGCGCGGCGTGCGCTCCAGGCAGACGCCCACGCGCGTCTCCGGCCCGGCGCCCATCTCCCGAAGCTTGTGGGCGATGCGGTTCGCCGCGGCGTTCAGCTCGCCGTACGTCGTCGCCTGGCCGCCGAAGGAGACGGCCACGGCGTCCGGGTGCTCGCGGGCGCGCTCCTCGAACAGGCGCTGCACCTGCACCTCGGGCGTGTCCACGCGGCGGCCCTGCGACCAGCGCGCCTCCTCGGCCTCCTCCACCTGCGTGGTGATGCTCAGGCGCGAGATGCGCTCGTCCGGGTTGGCGCCGATGGAGAGGAGCAGCGTCTCCAGGTGCTGGGCGAAGCGGACGATGGTGGCCTCGTCGAACAGGTCGGCCGAGTACTCGATCATCGACGGCATCTCGCCGCGCATCTCGAGCGTGGCCAGCATCAGGTCGAACTTGCTGATGCCCATGTCCACCAGGTTCACCCCGTTCTCGTAGAACGGCCGCACCTCCAGCTTCGACTCCTTGCGCGTGTCGCCAATGTTGTGCGCGGCCACGAAGGTGTGGTGGAAGTACATCGCCTGGAACAGCGGGTGCCGGCTGAGGTCGCGGTCCAGCTTGAGGTGGTCCACCAGCCGCTCGAACGGCAGGTCCTGGTGCTCGTCGGCCTCCAGCACCCCGTTGCGCACGCGGGCCAGCGCCTCGCGGAAGGTGGGGTCGCCGGAGAGGTCGAAGCGCAGCGCGGCGGTGTTCACGAAGTAGCCGATCAGCGCCTCGGTCTCGGCCCGGTTGCGGTTGCCGATGAGGGTGCCGACCACCAGGTCGTCCTGCCCGGAGTAGCGCTGGAGCAGGATGTTGAAGGCGGTCATCACCGTCATGTTCATCGTCACGCCCTCGCGGCGGCTGACCTCCTTGACCGCGTCGGTGACGCGCTTGGGCATCACGAAGCGGTAGATGTCGCCGCGGAAGCTCTGCTCGGCAGGGCGCGGGCGGTCGGTGGGCATCTCCAGCGCCGGAGCGCCTTCCAGCTTGCCGCGCCAGTAGTCGAGCTGCTTCTGCAGCGTGTCGCCCGTCAGGTACTCGCGCTGCCACTGGCCGTAGTCCGCATACTGCACCTCCAGCTCGTCGTAGGGCGACGGGAGGCCCTTGAGGAAGGCGTCGTAGATGTCCTCCATCTCCTTCGTCACCAGCGGCATCGACCAGCCGTCGGTGATGATGTGGTGCAGGGTGAGGAGGATGACGTACTCGTCGTCGGAGATGCGGAACAGCTTGGCGCGGAAGAGCGGCCCGGTCGCGAGGTCGAACGGGATCGAGCCCTCGCGCGTGACCAGGCGGCGCACGTCGCCCACGCGGTCGTGGCCCAGCTGGCCCCGCAGGTCCTCCACCTCGATCTTGATCTCGAAGGGCGGGTTGATGATCTGCATCGGCACGTCGTCGATCAGCCGGAAGGTGGTGCGCACCGCCTCGTGCCGCCGCACGATCTCGGTGAGCGCCCGCTCCAGCGTGGGGATGTCGACGGTGGCGTCGATGAAGCCGGCTACGGGGATGTTGTAGTACCACGTCCCCGGCTCCATCTGGTCCAGGAACCACATGCGCTCCTGCGCATAGGCCATGGGCAGCACGGGCCCGCCGCCGCGCCGCACGATGGGGTTGCGGGGGGCGACGGGCTTGGCCGTGCCCTTGAGGCGCGCCTCGAGGAGGGCGCGCTTGGCGTCGGAGAGACCCGCGCGAGGCGCCGTTCCGGTGGTGCTGTCCATGGTTCCGCTATCCGTTCAGGTGGTTTGATGTTCGATCCGGCGAACTGCTTCCGGGCGCGTGCCCGGCCCTCGGTGCCCAACGTTCGAAACGCAGGGCGGCGCCGCGCTTCGAATGAGGATTGGCCGCGGCATCGCTGATGTTCGAAGCCGAGTCGCCCGCATCGCCCGGGCGGCTAAAGCCGCGGGCTACAAAGGCGCGAAGCCCGCCTGCGCGGGCTGCTGCCGCACCTTCTTCGCACGATCCAATCTCGGCGCATTCGGACTTGGCAGTCCGCACCCATGCTGCTCGACCCGCCGCCCCTCCGCAGCGCGCAGCGCGAGTCGCCGGAGGCGCGGCGGCGAGGAGCCCGTTCGTAGAGCGCGGAACCCCCCGCATGCTCCACCGCCGTGCCTTCCCCCGCTTGCGGGGGAGGGCAGGCGAGTTTTACGAGCCGGGTGAGGGCCCTCTCACCCCCGCCGCGACGCCCGCGAGATCGCCGTGATCTTCGGCAGGGCGCGCTCGCCGCCGGCCTTCGCCGCGTCGATGCGGGCGGCGAGGCCGGCGAGCGTGGGCGCCTCGAACAGCGCGCGGAGGGGAAGCTCCACGCCGAACGGCCCTCGCAGCCGCGAGATCATCTGCGTTGCGGTGAGGGAATGGCCGCCCAGGTCGAAGAAGTTGTCCCCCGACCCCACACGTTCCGCGCGCAGCAGCTCCGCCCAGAGCGACGCCAGCGCCTCTTCCGTGGGCGTGGACGGCGCGACGTAGGTGTCGGCGGGGCGCTCGGGCGCGGGGAGGGCGCGGCGGTCCACCTTGCCGTTGGGCGTGAGGGGGATCGAATCCACCGTCACGTACAAGGCGGGCACCATGTGCTCCGGCATCTCCCGCCGCAGCGCGTCCCGCATCTCCCCGGCAGACGGAAGCTCCGCACCGGCGCGGTGGACGACGTACGCGACGAGGCGGACGTCACCGGGCACGTCCTCGCGAGCCACGACGGCGGCAGAAGCGACGCCGGGCAGCCGCAGCAGCGCATCCTCGATCTCGCCCGGCTCGATGCGGAAGCCGCGCACCTTCACCTGCTCGTCCATCCGCCCCAGGTACTCCAGCCGCCCGTCCGCCAGCCAGCGCCCGCGGTCGCCGGTGCGGTAGAGGCGCGTGCCGTCCGCCGCGAAGGGATCGGGGACGAACTTCTCCGCCGTCAGCCCCGGCCGCCGCAGGTAGCCGCGCGCCACGCCCACGCCGCCCACGCAGATCTCGCCCGGCACGCCGATCGGCCGCAGCGTCGTTCCGCCACCGAGGACGTAGACGCGCGCGTTCGGGACCGGCCGGCCGATGGTGGGCTTGCGGCTCCCGTCCTCATCGTCCGACATCGTGGCGCAGACGGTCGCCTCCGTCGGGCCGTACGCGTTGACGAAGTGGCGGCCGGCGAACCAGCGCCCCGCCTGCTCCGCCGTAAGCGCCTCGCCCGCAGAGGTCAGGGAGCGGAGATGCGGGCAATCCGTCTCCTCCATCGCGGCGAGCGCGGAGGGCGGGAGCGTGGCGTTGGTGACGCGCCGGTCGCGGAGCAGCTTGGCGAGCGGCGCGCCGGGCATCATCTCGTCCTGCGGCGCCAGCACGAGTGTGGCGCCGGTGACCAGCGCGGTCAGCACCTCCTCGACCGCGGCGTCGAAGCTGAACGACGCGAACTGGAGCACGCGGCTGTCCGCCGTCACGCGGAACCCGTCCGCCAGCGCGCGCGCCATGTTGGCGGCGCCTCCGTGCGGCACCATGACGCCCTTCGGCCGGCCGGTGGAGCCCGACGTGTAGATGACGTACGCCAGGCTCTCGGGATGCGCATCTACCGAAGGCGCCTGGCCGCTCTCCGCCGCGATCTCGCCCGCCGCGGCGTCGATGAGAACGACGCGGGCGGCATGGTCCGGCAGGTCCGCTGCGAGCGCGGAGTGCGTGAGCAGCACGGGCGCGCCGGAGTCCGCCAGCATGTACGCGCGCCGCTCGGCCGGGTACGCGGGATCGACGGGCAGGAACGCGCCGCCGGCCTTCAGCACAGCGAGCATGGCGACGATGCGCTCCGCCGAACGCTCCAGCGAGATGGCGACCGGCACGTCCGCGCCCACGCCCATTCGCCGAAGATGGTTCGCGAGACGGTTCGCCTGCGCGTCCATCTCCGCGTACGTCGTCTCCTCGTCCCCGAACGCCAGGGCGACGCCGTCTGGCGTGCGGGCCGCCTGCTCCGCGATGACGAGGTGGACGGGGCGCGGATCCGCATCTCCCGAAACCGTGCCGTTCCAACCACCTAGCAGCAGCGCCCGCTCGTCGCCCGGGACGAGGCCGAGGTGCGCGAGCGGAGCGTCCGCGTGCGCGGCGGCCTGCTCCAGCAGGTGCGAGAGATGGCGGGCGATGCGCTCCACCGTCGCGCGGTCGAACAAGTCCGACGCGTACTCCAGCGAGCCGGTGAGCGAGCCGGGAGCCTCGAACAGCGTGAGCGAGAGGTCGAACTTGGGCTGCGGCTCCGCGCGCTCGATGCGCATCTCCACGCCGCCCATGGGCTGCGCGGCCTGCGGCGTGGCACCCTGGAGCGAGAAGACGGCCTGGAAGACGGGCGAGTGGCCCAGGCTGCGCTCCGGCTGGAGCTCTTCCACCAGCTTCTCGAACGGCAGGTCCTGGTGGTCGTAGGCGCCCAGCGTGGCCTCGCGCACGCGCAGCAGCAGCGCGCGGAAGCTCTCGCGCGCATCGATGCGCGCCCGCAGCGCCAGCGTGTTCGCGAAGAAGCCGATCATCCCCTCCAGCTCCGGCCGCGTGCGGCTGGCGATGGGGGTGCCGACGACGACGTCGTCCTGCCCGCTCTCCATCGACAGCAGGAGCTGCCACGCGGCCAGCAGGGCCATGAACGGCGTCGCCTCTTCCTCGCGCGCGAGGGCGGCCAGGCGTGCGCCCGCGGCGGCGGGGAGCGGGAAGGCGTACGCGGCGCCGCGCATGGACTGCACGGGCGGGCGCGGACGATCGGCCGGCAGCTCCAGCATCGCCGGGGCGCCGGAGAGCGCTTCCTTCCAGTACGCCGCCTGCCGCTCCAGCGCGGCGCCCGCGAGCTGCTCGCGCTGCCGCACCGCGTGGTCCGCGTACTGGAGCGGAAGCTCAGGCAGCGGCGACGGCTGGCCCGCCTCGAACGCGGGATAGAGCGCGGAGAGCTCGCCCAGCAGCACGCCCATGCTCCACCCGTCGCTCACCACGTGGTGCATCGTCAGCACCAGCACGTGCTCGGTGGATGACGAGCGGAGCAGCAGCGTGCGGAAGAGCGGCCCGGCGTTCAGGTCGAACGGCGCCCGCGCTTCCTCTGCCGACAGGCGCCGCACTTCCGATTCGGCCTCGGGAGATGCGGAGAGGTCCACGACCGGGAGCCCCCGCGGCGCGTGGGGGGCGATGACCTGCACCGGCGAGCCGTCCGCATCCGCGAACGTGGTGCGCAGCGTCTCGTGGCGGCGGACGATCTCGTCCAGCGCGCGCTCCAGCGCGGGTACGTCCAGCGGGCCGGAGAGGCGCAGCGACACGCCCATGTTGTACGCGCTGCCGCCGGGCTGAAGCCGGTCCACCAGCCACAGCCGCTGCTGCGCGAACGAGAGCGGGAAGGTGCCGCCTTCGCGCCGGGACGCCGCCGGGGCTTCGGCGGACGCCGATGCCGCTTTCGCGTTCTTCAGCCGCAACTCCAGCAGCTTGCGCCGCTCCGGCGAGAGGCCCGCCAGGCGTTCCAGAGTGTCGCTCATCTACCGTTCGCAGAAGCCCGCGCCCCGCTGGTGCGGACGCGGGCGAGGCTCTTGGGCTTGCGTGGGTTCCCTCTCCGCATCCGCAGGGATGCCGCTCGCCGGGCGACGTCGTGCCCGGCCGTGCATCTCCCGTAAACGCATGCTGCAACGGGGTAGCGGGTGCGGAGAAGTCTACAAATATGCGTCAAACGGTATGTTCTCGCCACCCCGTCGCGGATGGCCCTCACCCGGCTCGTAAAACTCGCCTGCCCTCCCCCGCAAGCGGGGGAGGGCACGGCGGTGGAGCATGCGGGGGGCTCCGCGCTCTACGAACGGCCTCCCCGCTGCCGCGCCTCTGGCGGACTCGCGCTGCGCGCTGCGCGAGGAGGGTCGAGCAGCCTCCACAGCACCGCGAAAGCTCCCAACCGGTAGGGGCCGACCTGCGTGTCGGACCGCCCTGCGGCTGCACCGACGTATCCCTTCGCAACGATGCTGCGGCCAGCAGGCCACGTAGGCGGCCTTTGCCATTGCAGCCCGCGGGTTGACCCGCCAGGGCGATTGCCGCCACCCCGGTCCAACCCGCCGTCGCATCGCATCCGAACCGGTCGAAGTGCCGGCTCGTCAGCCGTCGGCGAGGAGAGCGCGGGCTTCCTCGTCGCTCAGGCCGTCCAGCTCGGCCATGAGGGCGGCGAGCATCTCGTCGTCGCGGCTGGCGAGGAGGGCGGCGAGGCCGGCCACGGTGGGCGTCTCGAATACGTGGCGCAGGTGGATCTGCGTGCCTGTGGCTTCCAGCAGGCGCGAGACGACCTGCATCGCCTTCAACGAGTGACCACCCAGCTCGAAGAAGTCGTCGTCCACGCCCACCTGCTCGCGCCCCAGCACCTGCGCGAAGACGGAGGCCACCTGCTCTTCCTCGGCCGTGCGCGGAGCGACGTACTCGTGCCGGCCGTCCAGGCTCGCCGTGTCGGGTGCGGGAAGGGCGCGGCGGTCCACCTTGCCGTTGGGCGTCAGCGGCAGCGCATCGAGCGTCACGAAGGCGCTGGGCACCATGTACTCCGGCAGCGAGCGCCGCAGCAGGCCGCGCAGCGCGGTGGTGTCCAGCGTGCCCGCGTTCGCCTTTGGGACCACGTAGGCCACGAGCCGCTTGTCGCCCGTGGCGTCGTCGTGCGCGGCCACGGCGGCTTCGGAGATGCCGGGCAGCGCGGCGAGCGCGGCCTCCACCTCGCCCGTCTCGATGCGGAAGCCGCGGATCTTCACCTGGTGGTCCAGGCGGCCCAGGTACTCCAGGTTGCCGTCGGGCAGATAGCGCACGAGGTCGCCCACCTTGTACATCCGCGCCCCCGGCTCGCCGAACGGGTCGGGGACGAACCGGTCCGCGGTAAGCTCCGGGCGGTTCAGGTAGCCGCGCGACAGCCCGTCGCCCGCCAGGTACAGCTCGCCCGGAACGCCGACAGGCACGGGCCGCAGCGCACGATCGAGGACGTGTGCGCGCGTGTTCGCGACGGGCCGGCCGATGAGCACCTTGGGCGCGCCCTGCTCCACCACCGAGCACGTGGAGTACGTCGTATCCTCCGTCGGCCCGTACAGGTTGAGCACGCGTTCCACATGGCCCAGGCGGTAGAGTCCCTGCGCCAGCGCGTTCGGCAGCGGCTCGCCGCCCACGTTCAGGGTGCGGACGGTCTGCGGGATCGCGCCCATCCGCAGCAGCTCGGCCGCGGCGCTGGGCACCATGCTCGCCAGCCGCACCTCGTGCCCGGCGGGAAGATCGGCCAGCGCGAGCGCGTTCTCCACCAGCACCAGCTTCCCGCCCCAGCAAAGCGTCCCGAAGATCTCCGCGATGGACACGTCGAAGGAGATCGAGGTCGAGCCGAGCACCGCCGAGCGGTCCTCGTCACTCACGGTGTCGCGCAGCCAGTGCAGCACGTCCACCGTGCTGCGATGCTCGATGTGCACGCCCTTCGGCCGGCCGGTGGAGCCCGACGTGTAGATGGCGTACGCCGCGTTCTCCGGCCGCACGTCCACCGGCAGCTTCTCCGCAGGCTGCGCGGAGATCGCCGCCCAGTCCGCATCTACCGAAACCACGACGGCTTCGGTGGATGGGAGGCGATCCCTCAGGTGTGCGTGGGTGAGGACGACCGGCGCCCGCGTGTCTTCCAGCATGTACGCGATGCGGTCCGCCGGGTACTTGGGGTCGACCGGCACGTACGCGCCGCCTGCCTTGAGCACGCCGAACAGCGCGACCACCATCTCCGGCGTGCGCTCCATGCACACGCCCACCAGCGTCTCCGGTCCCACGCCGAGCGACTGGAGATGCCGCGCCAGCCGGCCGGCCCGCGCATCCAGCTCCGCATACGTCAGCGTCTCCGCCGCGTGGACGACGGCGGGCGCGTGCGGCGTCCGGGCCGCCTGCGCCTCGAAGAGATGGTGGATGCAGAGGTCGGTGGGATGCGGGCGCGCCGTGTCGTTCCACGCCGCCAGCCGCCCCACGTCGCGCGGCGACGTCGCCGGGAGGTCGCGCACGCGGCCGTCGGGGTTCGCCGCCATCGCGCCCATCACGGCGATGAAGCGCTCCACCAGCGCCGTGAGCGAATCTGCCGAGAAGCGGCCCGCGTCGAAGTTGACGCGCACCTCCATGCCGTCGCCCAGCGGCGCGACCACCACCGAGAGCGGATAGTTGGTGTGCTCCTGCGACCAGGCGCCGACCACGCGCAGCGCGTCGTGGCTCTCGTCGTCCGGGCGCTGCGGGTAGTTCTCGAACACGAGCAGGCTCTCGAACAGCGGGTCGCCGCGCGGCACCTCGCTCCAGCCCAGCACCTCCACCAGGGGCGCGTGCTCGTACTGGCGCGCCTCGCTCTGCGTGGTCTGCACGGCCTGGAGCCACGGCACCAGCGCCGTGCCCTCGTCCACCTTGACCCGCACGGGCAGCGTGTTGATGAAGAGACC
Coding sequences within it:
- a CDS encoding amino acid adenylation domain-containing protein: MSDTLERLAGLSPERRKLLELRLKNAKAASASAEAPAASRREGGTFPLSFAQQRLWLVDRLQPGGSAYNMGVSLRLSGPLDVPALERALDEIVRRHETLRTTFADADGSPVQVIAPHAPRGLPVVDLSASPEAESEVRRLSAEEARAPFDLNAGPLFRTLLLRSSSTEHVLVLTMHHVVSDGWSMGVLLGELSALYPAFEAGQPSPLPELPLQYADHAVRQREQLAGAALERQAAYWKEALSGAPAMLELPADRPRPPVQSMRGAAYAFPLPAAAGARLAALAREEEATPFMALLAAWQLLLSMESGQDDVVVGTPIASRTRPELEGMIGFFANTLALRARIDARESFRALLLRVREATLGAYDHQDLPFEKLVEELQPERSLGHSPVFQAVFSLQGATPQAAQPMGGVEMRIERAEPQPKFDLSLTLFEAPGSLTGSLEYASDLFDRATVERIARHLSHLLEQAAAHADAPLAHLGLVPGDERALLLGGWNGTVSGDADPRPVHLVIAEQAARTPDGVALAFGDEETTYAEMDAQANRLANHLRRMGVGADVPVAISLERSAERIVAMLAVLKAGGAFLPVDPAYPAERRAYMLADSGAPVLLTHSALAADLPDHAARVVLIDAAAGEIAAESGQAPSVDAHPESLAYVIYTSGSTGRPKGVMVPHGGAANMARALADGFRVTADSRVLQFASFSFDAAVEEVLTALVTGATLVLAPQDEMMPGAPLAKLLRDRRVTNATLPPSALAAMEETDCPHLRSLTSAGEALTAEQAGRWFAGRHFVNAYGPTEATVCATMSDDEDGSRKPTIGRPVPNARVYVLGGGTTLRPIGVPGEICVGGVGVARGYLRRPGLTAEKFVPDPFAADGTRLYRTGDRGRWLADGRLEYLGRMDEQVKVRGFRIEPGEIEDALLRLPGVASAAVVAREDVPGDVRLVAYVVHRAGAELPSAGEMRDALRREMPEHMVPALYVTVDSIPLTPNGKVDRRALPAPERPADTYVAPSTPTEEALASLWAELLRAERVGSGDNFFDLGGHSLTATQMISRLRGPFGVELPLRALFEAPTLAGLAARIDAAKAGGERALPKITAISRASRRG
- a CDS encoding amino acid adenylation domain-containing protein; its protein translation is MNKQNVEDLYPLSPLQQGMLFHTLYEPALHAYTEQVVVRLEGPVQADELRRAWGAVMQRHAVLRTGFVLEGVPKPLQVVFRSLPLPFDVLDLRGQTEDERDAAVEALRAADEARPLELTHPPLLRLTLVLEEEGMNRLLLTFHHILLDGWSLGMIIDESLEMYLAGVRGDTPALPRARPFREYISWLGRQSLADAEAFWRGALAGFTQATPLATEHAAPGAAVREYGRLSLPIPDPQLAAMRDMVRHHKLTLNTLAQAAWALVLARQSGEDDVVFGATVSGRPVGLEGVDGIAGLFINTLPVRVKVDEGTALVPWLQAVQTTQSEARQYEHAPLVEVLGWSEVPRGDPLFESLLVFENYPQRPDDESHDALRVVGAWSQEHTNYPLSVVVAPLGDGMEVRVNFDAGRFSADSLTALVERFIAVMGAMAANPDGRVRDLPATSPRDVGRLAAWNDTARPHPTDLCIHHLFEAQAARTPHAPAVVHAAETLTYAELDARAGRLARHLQSLGVGPETLVGVCMERTPEMVVALFGVLKAGGAYVPVDPKYPADRIAYMLEDTRAPVVLTHAHLRDRLPSTEAVVVSVDADWAAISAQPAEKLPVDVRPENAAYAIYTSGSTGRPKGVHIEHRSTVDVLHWLRDTVSDEDRSAVLGSTSISFDVSIAEIFGTLCWGGKLVLVENALALADLPAGHEVRLASMVPSAAAELLRMGAIPQTVRTLNVGGEPLPNALAQGLYRLGHVERVLNLYGPTEDTTYSTCSVVEQGAPKVLIGRPVANTRAHVLDRALRPVPVGVPGELYLAGDGLSRGYLNRPELTADRFVPDPFGEPGARMYKVGDLVRYLPDGNLEYLGRLDHQVKIRGFRIETGEVEAALAALPGISEAAVAAHDDATGDKRLVAYVVPKANAGTLDTTALRGLLRRSLPEYMVPSAFVTLDALPLTPNGKVDRRALPAPDTASLDGRHEYVAPRTAEEEQVASVFAQVLGREQVGVDDDFFELGGHSLKAMQVVSRLLEATGTQIHLRHVFETPTVAGLAALLASRDDEMLAALMAELDGLSDEEARALLADG
- a CDS encoding amino acid adenylation domain-containing protein → MDSTTGTAPRAGLSDAKRALLEARLKGTAKPVAPRNPIVRRGGGPVLPMAYAQERMWFLDQMEPGTWYYNIPVAGFIDATVDIPTLERALTEIVRRHEAVRTTFRLIDDVPMQIINPPFEIKIEVEDLRGQLGHDRVGDVRRLVTREGSIPFDLATGPLFRAKLFRISDDEYVILLTLHHIITDGWSMPLVTKEMEDIYDAFLKGLPSPYDELEVQYADYGQWQREYLTGDTLQKQLDYWRGKLEGAPALEMPTDRPRPAEQSFRGDIYRFVMPKRVTDAVKEVSRREGVTMNMTVMTAFNILLQRYSGQDDLVVGTLIGNRNRAETEALIGYFVNTAALRFDLSGDPTFREALARVRNGVLEADEHQDLPFERLVDHLKLDRDLSRHPLFQAMYFHHTFVAAHNIGDTRKESKLEVRPFYENGVNLVDMGISKFDLMLATLEMRGEMPSMIEYSADLFDEATIVRFAQHLETLLLSIGANPDERISRLSITTQVEEAEEARWSQGRRVDTPEVQVQRLFEERAREHPDAVAVSFGGQATTYGELNAAANRIAHKLREMGAGPETRVGVCLERTPRMLAAVIGALKSGAVYVPLDPRYPAARLAHVLSDSGVPIVLTETAARASLPETSAQVVVLDAPGALDGAAETDPEPLGGPDNLMVVIYTSGSTGLPKGVEVTHRGVVDLMHWLHREIPADDWSSVLASTSVAFDVSVGEIFGTLTAGGRLVMVENALELASLPSDEEVKMVVTVPTAAAELLRMGAFDGRVQSITMAGEPLPAALARDLYAEGKLRTVRNFYGPTEDTVYSSGQVMEPGAERSTIGGPMSNARCYVLDADLRPQPVGVPGEMWLAGSGLARGYSNRPALTAESFIPDPFGDPGSRMYRSRDRGRWLADGTLEVLGRVDTQVKIRGHRIELGEVETVLRAHPGVSDAAVVVREDGGARRLAAYVVGRGEEALTGAALRTHLKERVPEYMVPASITVMDALPLTANGKVDRRALPAPDAARDEAAAEFVEAHGAVEETLARIWAEVLRMEKVGVHDNFFELGGDSILSIQVMSRASQAGLRLTPKQMFQHQTIAELAPVAGTAAQVEAEQGPVTGPAPLTPAQHWFLEMGSPEPHHFNLAFSVDLRDRVDAGMMSRAVAAVLEHHDALRNRFARTADGWTQTGTEPVGEAPFESHDVSAMDAADEEAEMDRRARAAQTSLDIGSGPMLRFVHFRRGAGKPDRMIVIAHHLTMDAVSWSFVQQDLETAYTQLAAGGEVHLPRKTTSFKRWAEKLVEHAASPALRAEAEHWLAETGGGSSPLPVDHAGGENTDGASDHLTVKLSVEDTAALLTDVPQVYGTQINDVLLTALTHAFAGWTGSDELLIDLEGHGREDLFETVDLSRTAGWFTSIFPVRLSTPGASQAGESLKTVKEKLRSVPGKGVGYGILRYLSDDAELRAALAGGGKAEVSFNYLGQFDAGSGAGSFFALAEAELGPARSPRGLRPHLLSVDAMVAFGQLELTWTYGTAVHDRATVQRLGDAYLGAVRALIAHCKDPEAGGFTPSDFEMAGLDQGGLDALMAQLGDLGL